Proteins from one Doryrhamphus excisus isolate RoL2022-K1 chromosome 19, RoL_Dexc_1.0, whole genome shotgun sequence genomic window:
- the golga5 gene encoding golgin subfamily A member 5 isoform X3 codes for MVWNEGSPVAFTAESKMSWFAEFAGKAEDFLNKVDQGAATALSKNQDKTPPLTSFYEGDASGHPEYKPEAFNMSSGASHQASSYISAAAGNIKKSASAPMAASVSMSSAPSGKQASSGTSKGSSSGFVKRKKSERDVDDDMLFDFLNSSEPPVPARRDSNWESVKAPAPSQLAEAKNQTPPPTTIPSLPSTPPSTRGVSRASSLSSLSSHSMKASEESSAKQQSQVSPDSSEACTSAVAAPQESSRQESGPPEEPHGPVLSSLRLENQLLRSEVASLNQEMASVIQRSKDFQEELNHARLRADKWNAEQAQGDRALRGLRSQVDDLNEALAAKDGQLAVLKVRLDEADQLLRSRSAALEEAQKEKSRILEDHTEGSSMQSLALQSLQERLREAEQAHRREEDGFRQMQSDFSSRLSRLESERQTLAEAVTAAEKRLAEEKLRADSLHQQLRSAKAAADTAKQDLHDYKHKASRILQSKEKLISSLKEGSGLDALDGSGAAALEVEELRHEKELQREEIHKLQGQVHSLRADLQDLESQSLAEAETWREQALQLEEQQTSLSSIKQELEAEVERLKQELQYVEEEQHRVKSTLQSRVQDREDEIQKLRNQLTNKTLSSSSQTELEKRLHQLTETLIQKQTMLEALGTEKSSLVFQLERLEQQMKNSQGGPTGGGAAINMSAVEGAGTRPRNIPVLFSNQESRGMYGKVQKAASTIDRFSIRLGIFLRRYPMARVFVILYMAVLHVWVMIVLLTYSPEMHHAHPDGS; via the exons ATGGTGTGGAATGAAGGAAGTCCTGTAGCGTTCACTGCCG AGTCCAAAATGTCTTGGTTTGCCGAGTTTGCTGGCAAAGCCGAAGACTTCCTGAATAAAGTGGACCAGGGAGCTGCCACTGCCTTGAGCAAAAATCAGGATAAAACACCCCCCCTCACTTCATTCTACGAAGGAGACGCATCAGGCCATCCTGAATACAAACCAGAGGCTTTTAATATGAGCAGCGGCGCTTCTCACCAGGCGTCAAGCTACATCTCTGCAGCAGCAGGCAACATTAAGAAGTCCGCTTCTGCTCCGATGGCTGCTTCGGTCAGCATGTCCAGCGCCCCCTCTGGTAAGCAGGCATCAAGCGGCACGTCCAAGGGCTCCTCCTCCGGCTTTGTCAAGCGCAAAAAGAGCGAGCGTGATGTGGACGACGATATGCTCTTTGACTTCTTGAACAGCTCCGAGCCGCCGGTCCCCGCCAGGCGCGACTCGAACTGGGAGTCCGTCAAAGCGCCAGCGCCGAGCCAGCTCGCCGAAGCTAAAAACCAAACTCCTCCTCCCACCACCATCCCCTCGCTCCCATCCACGCCCCCCTCCACACGAGGAGTGTCTCGGGCCTCCAGCCTCAGCTCGCTGTCGTCTCACAGCATGAAAGCATCTGAGGAGAGCTCTGCTAAACAGCAAAGTCAAG TCAGCCCGGACTCATCTGAGGCCTGCACCTCGGCCGTGGCTGCCCCTCAGGAGTCAAGTCGGCAGGAGTCCGGTCCGCCAGAGGAGCCTCATGGCCCGGTTCTGTCCAGCCTGCGTCTGGAGAACCAACTCCTGCGCAGTGAGGTGGCCTCACTCAACCAGGAAATGGCCTCGGTCATCCAGAGATCAAAAGACTTTCAAGAAG AACTCAACCACGCCCGTCTGCGTGCCGACAAGTGGAACGCCGAGCAGGCTCAGGGCGACCGTGCGCTGCGAGGACTTCGCTCGCAAGTGGACGACCTGAACGAAGCGCTCGCCGCCAAAGACGGTCAACTCGCTGTCCTCAAAGTCCGACTGGACGAGGCCGACCAGCTGCTGAGGAGCCGCAGCGCCGCTCTGGAGGAAGCGCAGAAGGAAAAGTCCAG GATTTTGGAGGACCACACCGAAGGGAGCAGCATGCAGTCTCTAGCGCTCCAGAGCCTGCAGGAGAGGCTGCGTGAGGCTGAGCAGGCCCACAGGAGGGAAGAGGACGGCTTTCGGCAGATGCAG AGCGACTTTTCCAGCCGCCTGTCCCGCCTGGAGTCCGAGAGGCAAACGCTGGCAGAGGCGGTGACGGCAGCAGAGAAGAGATTGGCAGAGGAGAAGCTGCGCGCAGACAGCCTTCATCAGCAACTGAGGAGCGCCAAAGCGGCAGCGGACACCGCCAAGCAGGACCTCCACGATTACAAGCACAAAGCCTCACGCATCTTGCAA TCTAAAGAGAAGCTCATCAGCAGCCTGAAGGAGGGCTCGGGCCTGGACGCTCTGGACGGCAGCGGGGCGGCAGCTCTGGAAGTGGAGGAGCTGCGTCACGAGAAGGAGCTGCAAAGGGAGGAGATCCACAAACTCCAGGGTCAAGTGCACTCGCTGCGCGCAGACTTACAG GATCTGGAAAGTCAGTCGCTGGCCGAGGCAGAAACGTGGCGAGAGCAGGCGCTGCAGTTGGAGGAGCAGCAGACTTCGCTCAGCAGCATCAAGCAGGAGCTGGAAGCGGAAGTGGAGCGCCTCAAACAG GAGCTGCAGTATGTGGAGGAAGAGCAGCATCGCGTTAAAAGTACCCTGCAGAGCCGGGTTCAAGACAGAGAAGATGAAATACAGAAACTCAGGAACCAG TTGACCAACAAGACCTTGAGCAGCAGTAGCCAAACGGAGCTGGAGAAGCGTCTGCACCAGCTGACCGAGACCTTGATCCAGAAACAGACCATGCTGGAAGCTCTGGGCACCGAGAAAAGCTCACTGGTCTTCCAACTGGAGCGTCTGGAGCAGCAGATGAAGAACAGCCAAGGGGGTCCGACCGGGGGAGGAGCAGCCATCAACATGAGTGCCGTGGAGGGAGCAG gAACAAGACCAAGAAACATTCCGGTCCTTTTCAGCAACCAAGAGAGTCGGGGAATGTACGGCAAAGTGCAGAAGGCAGCCAGTACCATTGACCGTTTCAG CATCAGACTGGGGATCTTCTTGAGGCGCTACCCCATGGCCCGAGTGTTTGTCATCTTGTACATG gCCGTGCTGCACGTGTGGGTGATGATTGTGCTTCTCACCTACTCGCCAGAAATGCATCACGCACACCCCGACGGAAGCTAG
- the golga5 gene encoding golgin subfamily A member 5 isoform X2, with protein sequence MSWFAEFAGKAEDFLNKVDQGAATALSKNQDKTPPLTSFYEGDASGHPEYKPEAFNMSSGASHQASSYISAAAGNIKKSASAPMAASVSMSSAPSGKQASSGTSKGSSSGFVKRKKSERDVDDDMLFDFLNSSEPPVPARRDSNWESVKAPAPSQLAEAKNQTPPPTTIPSLPSTPPSTRGVSRASSLSSLSSHSMKASEESSAKQQSQVSPDSSEACTSAVAAPQESSRQESGPPEEPHGPVLSSLRLENQLLRSEVASLNQEMASVIQRSKDFQEELNHARLRADKWNAEQAQGDRALRGLRSQVDDLNEALAAKDGQLAVLKVRLDEADQLLRSRSAALEEAQKEKSRILEDHTEGSSMQSLALQSLQERLREAEQAHRREEDGFRQMQSDFSSRLSRLESERQTLAEAVTAAEKRLAEEKLRADSLHQQLRSAKAAADTAKQDLHDYKHKASRILQSKEKLISSLKEGSGLDALDGSGAAALEVEELRHEKELQREEIHKLQGQVHSLRADLQDLESQSLAEAETWREQALQLEEQQTSLSSIKQELEAEVERLKQELQYVEEEQHRVKSTLQSRVQDREDEIQKLRNQLTNKTLSSSSQTELEKRLHQLTETLIQKQTMLEALGTEKSSLVFQLERLEQQMKNSQGGPTGGGAAINMSAVEGAGTRPRNIPVLFSNQESRGMYGKVQKAASTIDRFSIRLGIFLRRYPMARVFVILYMNVCVCLFVYTGRAARVGDDCASHLLARNASRTPRRKLAANVLHIYQRKTLFFSPKYQENTTDRDMKGRLCHDPGVTINN encoded by the exons ATGTCTTGGTTTGCCGAGTTTGCTGGCAAAGCCGAAGACTTCCTGAATAAAGTGGACCAGGGAGCTGCCACTGCCTTGAGCAAAAATCAGGATAAAACACCCCCCCTCACTTCATTCTACGAAGGAGACGCATCAGGCCATCCTGAATACAAACCAGAGGCTTTTAATATGAGCAGCGGCGCTTCTCACCAGGCGTCAAGCTACATCTCTGCAGCAGCAGGCAACATTAAGAAGTCCGCTTCTGCTCCGATGGCTGCTTCGGTCAGCATGTCCAGCGCCCCCTCTGGTAAGCAGGCATCAAGCGGCACGTCCAAGGGCTCCTCCTCCGGCTTTGTCAAGCGCAAAAAGAGCGAGCGTGATGTGGACGACGATATGCTCTTTGACTTCTTGAACAGCTCCGAGCCGCCGGTCCCCGCCAGGCGCGACTCGAACTGGGAGTCCGTCAAAGCGCCAGCGCCGAGCCAGCTCGCCGAAGCTAAAAACCAAACTCCTCCTCCCACCACCATCCCCTCGCTCCCATCCACGCCCCCCTCCACACGAGGAGTGTCTCGGGCCTCCAGCCTCAGCTCGCTGTCGTCTCACAGCATGAAAGCATCTGAGGAGAGCTCTGCTAAACAGCAAAGTCAAG TCAGCCCGGACTCATCTGAGGCCTGCACCTCGGCCGTGGCTGCCCCTCAGGAGTCAAGTCGGCAGGAGTCCGGTCCGCCAGAGGAGCCTCATGGCCCGGTTCTGTCCAGCCTGCGTCTGGAGAACCAACTCCTGCGCAGTGAGGTGGCCTCACTCAACCAGGAAATGGCCTCGGTCATCCAGAGATCAAAAGACTTTCAAGAAG AACTCAACCACGCCCGTCTGCGTGCCGACAAGTGGAACGCCGAGCAGGCTCAGGGCGACCGTGCGCTGCGAGGACTTCGCTCGCAAGTGGACGACCTGAACGAAGCGCTCGCCGCCAAAGACGGTCAACTCGCTGTCCTCAAAGTCCGACTGGACGAGGCCGACCAGCTGCTGAGGAGCCGCAGCGCCGCTCTGGAGGAAGCGCAGAAGGAAAAGTCCAG GATTTTGGAGGACCACACCGAAGGGAGCAGCATGCAGTCTCTAGCGCTCCAGAGCCTGCAGGAGAGGCTGCGTGAGGCTGAGCAGGCCCACAGGAGGGAAGAGGACGGCTTTCGGCAGATGCAG AGCGACTTTTCCAGCCGCCTGTCCCGCCTGGAGTCCGAGAGGCAAACGCTGGCAGAGGCGGTGACGGCAGCAGAGAAGAGATTGGCAGAGGAGAAGCTGCGCGCAGACAGCCTTCATCAGCAACTGAGGAGCGCCAAAGCGGCAGCGGACACCGCCAAGCAGGACCTCCACGATTACAAGCACAAAGCCTCACGCATCTTGCAA TCTAAAGAGAAGCTCATCAGCAGCCTGAAGGAGGGCTCGGGCCTGGACGCTCTGGACGGCAGCGGGGCGGCAGCTCTGGAAGTGGAGGAGCTGCGTCACGAGAAGGAGCTGCAAAGGGAGGAGATCCACAAACTCCAGGGTCAAGTGCACTCGCTGCGCGCAGACTTACAG GATCTGGAAAGTCAGTCGCTGGCCGAGGCAGAAACGTGGCGAGAGCAGGCGCTGCAGTTGGAGGAGCAGCAGACTTCGCTCAGCAGCATCAAGCAGGAGCTGGAAGCGGAAGTGGAGCGCCTCAAACAG GAGCTGCAGTATGTGGAGGAAGAGCAGCATCGCGTTAAAAGTACCCTGCAGAGCCGGGTTCAAGACAGAGAAGATGAAATACAGAAACTCAGGAACCAG TTGACCAACAAGACCTTGAGCAGCAGTAGCCAAACGGAGCTGGAGAAGCGTCTGCACCAGCTGACCGAGACCTTGATCCAGAAACAGACCATGCTGGAAGCTCTGGGCACCGAGAAAAGCTCACTGGTCTTCCAACTGGAGCGTCTGGAGCAGCAGATGAAGAACAGCCAAGGGGGTCCGACCGGGGGAGGAGCAGCCATCAACATGAGTGCCGTGGAGGGAGCAG gAACAAGACCAAGAAACATTCCGGTCCTTTTCAGCAACCAAGAGAGTCGGGGAATGTACGGCAAAGTGCAGAAGGCAGCCAGTACCATTGACCGTTTCAG CATCAGACTGGGGATCTTCTTGAGGCGCTACCCCATGGCCCGAGTGTTTGTCATCTTGTACATG aacgtttgtgtttgtttgtttgtttacacaggCCGTGCTGCACGTGTGGGTGATGATTGTGCTTCTCACCTACTCGCCAGAAATGCATCACGCACACCCCGACGGAAGCTAGCtgcaaatgttttgcacatatATCAGCGTAAGACACTATTTTTCTCCCCAAAATACCAAGAAAATACAACCGACAGAGACATGAAAGGACGATTATGTCATGACCCGGGTGTTACAATAAACAACTAG
- the golga5 gene encoding golgin subfamily A member 5 isoform X1: MVWNEGSPVAFTAESKMSWFAEFAGKAEDFLNKVDQGAATALSKNQDKTPPLTSFYEGDASGHPEYKPEAFNMSSGASHQASSYISAAAGNIKKSASAPMAASVSMSSAPSGKQASSGTSKGSSSGFVKRKKSERDVDDDMLFDFLNSSEPPVPARRDSNWESVKAPAPSQLAEAKNQTPPPTTIPSLPSTPPSTRGVSRASSLSSLSSHSMKASEESSAKQQSQVSPDSSEACTSAVAAPQESSRQESGPPEEPHGPVLSSLRLENQLLRSEVASLNQEMASVIQRSKDFQEELNHARLRADKWNAEQAQGDRALRGLRSQVDDLNEALAAKDGQLAVLKVRLDEADQLLRSRSAALEEAQKEKSRILEDHTEGSSMQSLALQSLQERLREAEQAHRREEDGFRQMQSDFSSRLSRLESERQTLAEAVTAAEKRLAEEKLRADSLHQQLRSAKAAADTAKQDLHDYKHKASRILQSKEKLISSLKEGSGLDALDGSGAAALEVEELRHEKELQREEIHKLQGQVHSLRADLQDLESQSLAEAETWREQALQLEEQQTSLSSIKQELEAEVERLKQELQYVEEEQHRVKSTLQSRVQDREDEIQKLRNQLTNKTLSSSSQTELEKRLHQLTETLIQKQTMLEALGTEKSSLVFQLERLEQQMKNSQGGPTGGGAAINMSAVEGAGTRPRNIPVLFSNQESRGMYGKVQKAASTIDRFSIRLGIFLRRYPMARVFVILYMNVCVCLFVYTGRAARVGDDCASHLLARNASRTPRRKLAANVLHIYQRKTLFFSPKYQENTTDRDMKGRLCHDPGVTINN; the protein is encoded by the exons ATGGTGTGGAATGAAGGAAGTCCTGTAGCGTTCACTGCCG AGTCCAAAATGTCTTGGTTTGCCGAGTTTGCTGGCAAAGCCGAAGACTTCCTGAATAAAGTGGACCAGGGAGCTGCCACTGCCTTGAGCAAAAATCAGGATAAAACACCCCCCCTCACTTCATTCTACGAAGGAGACGCATCAGGCCATCCTGAATACAAACCAGAGGCTTTTAATATGAGCAGCGGCGCTTCTCACCAGGCGTCAAGCTACATCTCTGCAGCAGCAGGCAACATTAAGAAGTCCGCTTCTGCTCCGATGGCTGCTTCGGTCAGCATGTCCAGCGCCCCCTCTGGTAAGCAGGCATCAAGCGGCACGTCCAAGGGCTCCTCCTCCGGCTTTGTCAAGCGCAAAAAGAGCGAGCGTGATGTGGACGACGATATGCTCTTTGACTTCTTGAACAGCTCCGAGCCGCCGGTCCCCGCCAGGCGCGACTCGAACTGGGAGTCCGTCAAAGCGCCAGCGCCGAGCCAGCTCGCCGAAGCTAAAAACCAAACTCCTCCTCCCACCACCATCCCCTCGCTCCCATCCACGCCCCCCTCCACACGAGGAGTGTCTCGGGCCTCCAGCCTCAGCTCGCTGTCGTCTCACAGCATGAAAGCATCTGAGGAGAGCTCTGCTAAACAGCAAAGTCAAG TCAGCCCGGACTCATCTGAGGCCTGCACCTCGGCCGTGGCTGCCCCTCAGGAGTCAAGTCGGCAGGAGTCCGGTCCGCCAGAGGAGCCTCATGGCCCGGTTCTGTCCAGCCTGCGTCTGGAGAACCAACTCCTGCGCAGTGAGGTGGCCTCACTCAACCAGGAAATGGCCTCGGTCATCCAGAGATCAAAAGACTTTCAAGAAG AACTCAACCACGCCCGTCTGCGTGCCGACAAGTGGAACGCCGAGCAGGCTCAGGGCGACCGTGCGCTGCGAGGACTTCGCTCGCAAGTGGACGACCTGAACGAAGCGCTCGCCGCCAAAGACGGTCAACTCGCTGTCCTCAAAGTCCGACTGGACGAGGCCGACCAGCTGCTGAGGAGCCGCAGCGCCGCTCTGGAGGAAGCGCAGAAGGAAAAGTCCAG GATTTTGGAGGACCACACCGAAGGGAGCAGCATGCAGTCTCTAGCGCTCCAGAGCCTGCAGGAGAGGCTGCGTGAGGCTGAGCAGGCCCACAGGAGGGAAGAGGACGGCTTTCGGCAGATGCAG AGCGACTTTTCCAGCCGCCTGTCCCGCCTGGAGTCCGAGAGGCAAACGCTGGCAGAGGCGGTGACGGCAGCAGAGAAGAGATTGGCAGAGGAGAAGCTGCGCGCAGACAGCCTTCATCAGCAACTGAGGAGCGCCAAAGCGGCAGCGGACACCGCCAAGCAGGACCTCCACGATTACAAGCACAAAGCCTCACGCATCTTGCAA TCTAAAGAGAAGCTCATCAGCAGCCTGAAGGAGGGCTCGGGCCTGGACGCTCTGGACGGCAGCGGGGCGGCAGCTCTGGAAGTGGAGGAGCTGCGTCACGAGAAGGAGCTGCAAAGGGAGGAGATCCACAAACTCCAGGGTCAAGTGCACTCGCTGCGCGCAGACTTACAG GATCTGGAAAGTCAGTCGCTGGCCGAGGCAGAAACGTGGCGAGAGCAGGCGCTGCAGTTGGAGGAGCAGCAGACTTCGCTCAGCAGCATCAAGCAGGAGCTGGAAGCGGAAGTGGAGCGCCTCAAACAG GAGCTGCAGTATGTGGAGGAAGAGCAGCATCGCGTTAAAAGTACCCTGCAGAGCCGGGTTCAAGACAGAGAAGATGAAATACAGAAACTCAGGAACCAG TTGACCAACAAGACCTTGAGCAGCAGTAGCCAAACGGAGCTGGAGAAGCGTCTGCACCAGCTGACCGAGACCTTGATCCAGAAACAGACCATGCTGGAAGCTCTGGGCACCGAGAAAAGCTCACTGGTCTTCCAACTGGAGCGTCTGGAGCAGCAGATGAAGAACAGCCAAGGGGGTCCGACCGGGGGAGGAGCAGCCATCAACATGAGTGCCGTGGAGGGAGCAG gAACAAGACCAAGAAACATTCCGGTCCTTTTCAGCAACCAAGAGAGTCGGGGAATGTACGGCAAAGTGCAGAAGGCAGCCAGTACCATTGACCGTTTCAG CATCAGACTGGGGATCTTCTTGAGGCGCTACCCCATGGCCCGAGTGTTTGTCATCTTGTACATG aacgtttgtgtttgtttgtttgtttacacaggCCGTGCTGCACGTGTGGGTGATGATTGTGCTTCTCACCTACTCGCCAGAAATGCATCACGCACACCCCGACGGAAGCTAGCtgcaaatgttttgcacatatATCAGCGTAAGACACTATTTTTCTCCCCAAAATACCAAGAAAATACAACCGACAGAGACATGAAAGGACGATTATGTCATGACCCGGGTGTTACAATAAACAACTAG